In Plasmodium coatneyi strain Hackeri chromosome 8, complete sequence, the genomic stretch GTTCCTATTTTCCCTATTCATGCGCTACGGCGAAGCGGTTTTTATAACGGTCCGGGGTAAATACCAACGGGCGGAATACCTAGCACCTTACGCCTTTTATCAGCCACAGGTGAAGatttttcacccccttttAACAATGTAAGAAGTTCTACAGGATGGtgcgttttccttttaatgcTAATTCATGGGATTAAATATTGCTGTACTGTGCGTGTTTGCATGCAGACATGAATGCATGCGTGGGTGGATGTTCTACGTGGACAATGGTTGATGAATGAAAAATGCCctatggaggaaaaaagtgctGTTGGGAAAAACGTTTTCAATGTATAATAAAACATTACCCGACAATCTACATAAGACGCTTTGCTTCCTAAGCGCGAGGTAAAGGAGCAAGGCATACAAAAGGACAGGAAATAGaacgatatatatatgtgtgtacactctATGCCCATTCACAGCTAGCTGTGCACATGCTTTGAGGGGGTAAATACGAAACGTGAAGTAATCACTGTGTATAAATTACTCATGAAATATACAAAATTTAACGATcgttataaaaatattagcAATATAGCTTTGTGTGCGTAAGGGGCATGCTTCCTCGAGGAGGTGTTTCCGCGCGCAATGGAAACGGACTTCCCCTCATCACACTTATCCCATATGTACGTAAGTATGTATATGCGTATACTCACTGGATAAGTACCCTTCTGCTCCGTTAAATTTCTCCACAGTTGGTAACGACAACTGGTCTTTTGACATAGCCGCTATTAGCGCCTTCTTTCTCCATGTCCCTTACAACGTTCATGCCCTCGATGACCTTTCCAAAAACAACGTGCTTTCCATCTAACCATGGGCATGGAACCaaagtaataaaaaactGAGACGAATTCGTGTTCGGTCCTGCATTAGCCATAGAGAGTAATCCTGGTTGGTCatgcttcattttaaaattttcatcaGTGAAGGATCTTCCATATATGGACTCTCCACCAGATCCGTTTCCATTTGTTATGTCTCCTCCTTGGCACATAAACTGAGGAATAATTCGATGGAAAATGGAATTCTTGTAATGTAGGTTCTTTCCCTTGGAACCTACTTTATCACCTACACAGAGGgacttaaaattttcacatgttCTCGGGGTGATGTCACTGAACAGCTCGAATACAATTCTTCCAGCACTTTTGTTGTCAATGGAAATATCAAAGAAAACTTTGCTCCTACTCATTTTGGCttaaaataaagtgaagtTTAAATGTGAAGGGAGAGGGTTGGCGTGGATGGTTTAGGGTAACCTAAATGGGGGAAAGtttttatacatataggAAAAGCATGTAGAAAGATTCGACGGCTATTTTGTGGGCATTTCGCTGGTACGCATATCTGCTTATAAAACAATTTAGCAAAACGAGTTGCGTACGTTTTTCCTGCTTACTTTACGTCGTGATGGAAAATGGGGTACTTTTacttattttaatttttgcaaaggAATTTTTGGTAAGTGTTTGTTTTgctgtttttgttttgttgttTCGTTTTATTCACCTGAGCGATGTATGCTTGAGAAATGTACTACTTTTTCGTTGCTACATTTGCGCGCTTTAAAATTAtgcaaaataaagaaagtgcattttttttaagcgtcCCTTTCTCCTACATGCCAAAAGCGTTCGCTGGTGGTCACTAGGAAAAATGGGATGCGCATTTTACATGGCCTGGGAATTGGGGTTATATGCACCTTGCATTAAtgtgatgtatatatatacatatatagatatgtatatatttttgtaacatGCGCGTATGCGTCgcttgcttttattttttccccctgtgcAACCAACCAGTGGTGCTGCGCTGAAGCCCATTTGAACCCCCTCCCCTACCGCGCAGAACCCGCTGCTGTGCCTACATAGCCCACCTGATGGGCTATACCCCGATGTATGTTGCGAAGTAGGTACAAAGAAAAGCGCACTCGGTCATGCGTCGATTTTTACCCCCTTGCTGCGCATACGACATGCGAATTACTTCTGTACGCATAGGTACgcacaaaaaggggcaaGCAATAAATgctcatatgtatatatttgcacaAGTACATTTTCGcgggggaagtaaaaaaaacgcgGATTGGCAGGGATACCCAGTGGAAATATAAGGGTGCAGGAAACCTCCGTCAATTTGCAAAGAAGCTGGTAATTTTGTTCGCACCCATACTCTGTAtagtcctttttttaccgGTGCGCCCAGTTGCCCGTAGGAGGAAAATTCCACCCATGATGATATACCCTACGGCGTATCttttttgtgattttttttttttcccctccaaaTTGAGCAGCGAGAAAAGATAATCATATTTGTAAGAGCTCACCAACGGGTTAACTCCCTCCGTTTTAAATGttcacgtaaaaaaaagggaaaaaagttcGAGTAAAAGGTGAGTCACCCGCTTGTACAGCGCGTGCgcgaaatttaaaaaaaattggaaaagcaAATACGAGCATCATTGGAAAAGTGTGTGCAAATGGGGATAACaatccaaaaaaaacaacaccATTCCGCATGCACACGTAAGGGAAAATGCTTTCACAGGTCTCGCTAACCTGAGGACCACAAAAACGATATAGGAACGGAGGAACGGTTTTCTTCCCAATGCAGACTGATCACATCACGTGTCGCTGTAGAAACTCTTATACTTACTGTTGTCGATTTTTGTGCTGCCCTTTTCGCCTTTGTTTCCCTCCCCTTCGCTGCCACTGGCGCTGCTGTTGTCGAAGTTGAATCCTGTGGGTTCCACGTTCTCCACATCGGCCATTTCGTCCAATTCTTCCGTTCCCTCACTTCCGTCACTGACCAATACTATTTCGCCCTGCGTTCCCTGCGTGCGAACAACCCTCCAGCGATTCTCTGCATACGTCTCGCTGATCTTCTTGACAGACTTTTTATTGTGGCGTCGAATGTCGATAAGTTTTTGCAAAGCCTCAATTTTGCTCTTGTTGGACAGGCTTTCCTGGCCGAGCAtgttatgaattttttcttcatttttggcAACAACCCTGTACATGTAATCCCCAATGATAGGGGTGACCGAgtggatatatttttcaaatttctttttttccttcgatgAATGCACATAACTGCTTTGCATATTCTTGTCCTCCCCACAATCCAGGCTAAGATCTTTCCCCAATGTTTGCCTCCTCCTAAAATTACACAACTCCCTACATATCCCCCTCGCATTATTTATCAAAttggaacaaataaaaagcaaataatttGAGTCATTTTTGTTACGTAAATTTGACATAGCTTTTAAAATACTTTTCGAAAGAATTTCAATTTCAATTTCGTaaatttctcctcctccatcatccttcgtttttatttttgtcaaGTCCAGTTGGATACccaaaaatttatttatgaAGGAAGTTCTTTCTTTTACCCTTTCATGTACAGGTGAAATTTTCGACAGGAATAATTTGCTTATTCGTTTGGTTTGTTCCAGGTTAATTGCAATTCTGTAGTCTACGCATTCGTCACCTGGTTGGGTATGTCCCCTCCCGCCCTGGTCAGTCTTccgtttcttcttccctttcgcatcctcctcatcagtATCGTCGTtttcatcatcgtcatcatcaaagTAGTCCTTATTATTCCCCATGTAGATATTCCACGTGTTTAAATTCGTTTTGCACAGCGACTTGGCCATGCTTTCGTTCTCCCCACCTGCGTCCTCATCCAAATAAGTTGTGACACGAATGCGGGAGTTCTCATTCGAAAGGACGTAATATTTATCTACact encodes the following:
- a CDS encoding Mrna capping enzyme, translating into MVREAHELLDGSRPIPIDKITYELSQNIILAFDSNELATSKDTQIEVETRIGLVIDKNKNRIRLPSNTDAIVENNYSDFSSGVDKQSFDYLLNYLHSLRGKEGNKWGANYGEVNNRVDNTNMLKGGKVQSENRDFPPGYEEEQFRQRDNYICEFFSTKKVKSVDKYYVLSNENSRIRVTTYLDEDAGGENESMAKSLCKTNLNTWNIYMGNNKDYFDDDDDENDDTDEEDAKGKKKRKTDQGGRGHTQPGDECVDYRIAINLEQTKRISKLFLSKISPVHERVKERTSFINKFLGIQLDLTKIKTKDDGGGEIYEIEIEILSKSILKAMSNLRNKNDSNYLLFICSNLINNARGICRELCNFRRRQTLGKDLSLDCGEDKNMQSSYVHSSKEKKKFEKYIHSVTPIIGDYMYRVVAKNEEKIHNMLGQESLSNKSKIEALQKLIDIRRHNKKSVKKISETYAENRWRVVRTQGTQGEIVLVSDGSEGTEELDEMADVENVEPTGFNFDNSSASGSEGEGNKGEKGSTKIDNSKYKSFYSDT
- a CDS encoding Peptidyl-prolyl cis-trans isomerase — protein: MSRSKVFFDISIDNKSAGRIVFELFSDITPRTCENFKSLCVGDKVGSKGKNLHYKNSIFHRIIPQFMCQGGDITNGNGSGGESIYGRSFTDENFKMKHDQPGLLSMANAGPNTNSSQFFITLVPCPWLDGKHVVFGKVIEGMNVVRDMEKEGANSGYVKRPVVVTNCGEI